The nucleotide window ACAAGGGGAGACATAAAGGTCAGAAGTTATGAAGCCAATGAAATGAAGGGAATAACCACCCCCATGGTCACCCTGTCCATCGACTTCACCCAGGGCCTCGACGACGCCTGGTCGAAGATCGCGCAGTTCGTACCGAGACTCCTCGCCTTCCTGGTGATCCTGGTCGTCGGCTGGTTCGTCGCGAAACTGGTCGCCCGGGTCCTCGGCCGCGTCCTGCGCAAGCTCGGCACCGAGAAGCTCTCCGAGCGCGCGGGCACGAGCCGACTCCTCCGCGACTCCTCGTACGACCTGACCGGCATCATCTGCAGGATCGTCTATTACGCGCTGACGCTGATCACCCTCCAGCTCGCCCTCGGCGTCTTCGGCGCCAATCCGGTCAGCGAGCTGATCAACGCCATCGTGGCCTGGCTGCCGCGCGGCCTCGTCGCCGTCGTCCTCGTCGTCGTGGCGATGGCCATCGCGAACGCGGTACGCGGCCTCGTCGCCACCGCCCTGTCGTCGGTCTCGTACGGCAGGACGCTCGCGACCGTCGTCTGGGCCTGCGTCCTGGGCCTGGGCGTCATCGCCGCGCTCGGCCAGGCGGGCATCGCCCGTGACGTCACCCGCCCCGTCCTCTACGCGGCCCTCGCCACCGTCGTCGGCATCCTGATCGTCGGCGTCGGCGGCGGCCTGATCGCCCCGATGCGCCAGCGCTGGGAGCGGGCACTGACGACCGTCGAGCGGGAGACGGCCCGGGTGGGCCACGGCGACGCCCTCCCCCACCAGCAGGTCCGGGAGCGGACTGACCTGCCACGCACGACCGACGCATGACGGGGTGACCCGGACACGGAGGCGGCCGTCGGCGGAGGG belongs to Streptomyces graminofaciens and includes:
- a CDS encoding mechanosensitive ion channel family protein, whose protein sequence is MKGITTPMVTLSIDFTQGLDDAWSKIAQFVPRLLAFLVILVVGWFVAKLVARVLGRVLRKLGTEKLSERAGTSRLLRDSSYDLTGIICRIVYYALTLITLQLALGVFGANPVSELINAIVAWLPRGLVAVVLVVVAMAIANAVRGLVATALSSVSYGRTLATVVWACVLGLGVIAALGQAGIARDVTRPVLYAALATVVGILIVGVGGGLIAPMRQRWERALTTVERETARVGHGDALPHQQVRERTDLPRTTDA